GGCGTCGATGTCGAGTCCGGAGTCCGGCTCGTCGAGGACCGCGAAGCGCGGATCCAGCGTCGCCATCTGCAGCACCTCGACGCGCTTCTTCTCGCCCCCCGAGAACCCCTCGTTGAGGGAGCGCTTCAGCAGGGCCGGATCCATCCCGAGGTAGTCGAGGTGGGTCTTGAGGTCCGCATCGTACTGGGACATCGTGCTCGACGCGTCGGCGTGCCGCATCGAGTAGGTCGTCCAGAGGAACTTCGACAACGATAGCCCGGAGACCTCCTGCGGGTACTGGAACCCAAGAAAGAGCCCCGCCTTGGAACGCTGGTCGACGGGCAACGCGAGGAGGTCCTTGCCATCGAGCCGGGCGGTCCCCTGCGTCACTTTGTACTTGGGGTGTCCCATGAGGGCGTAGGCGAGCGTGCTTTTGCCCGAGCCGTTCGGGCCCATCAGGGCCGACAGCTCGCCCGAGCGGAGGCTCAGCGTGACACCCTTGAGAATCTCCTTGCCGGCGACCTCGGCGTGAAGGTTTTCTACGACCAGCGTGTGATGGGGGCCCACGGGTTCCGTCATGCTCCGAGGGAGAACGAGCCGATACCGTTATTTAAGCATGGCGCGGTGTGTAAATCCCGAACCCCGTCGGGACGCCCGCCGGCGTTCGGATCGGATCCGATGAGCGCCTCCGCGAGCGGCACGCTAGAAGGGACGCGGGGCCGGATCCTGGAGGAGCTCGCCTCCGCCCCCCGGACCGCGCGCGACCTCGCCAAGAAGCTCGGGATCCAGGAGAGCGCCGCCCGAGGGCATCTCGAGCGGATGGAGGACAAGGGGCTCGTGGTCCCCTCCTTCCGGCGGGAGGGGGTCGGTCGCCCTCGCAAGCGCTACCTGCTCACCGACCAGGGCCAGGACCTGTTCCCGAAGAAGTACGACCTGATCCTCGACAGCGTGGTCGACGAGCTGCTCGCCCGCGAGGGCGAAGGGTTCGTGAGCGCCCTCTTCGCGGAGGCGGCTCGCCGGATGGCCGGCCAGATCGCCAAGGAGATTCCGAAGGGCGGTTCGACCGAGGAGAAGGCGCGCCATCTGGTCGCGGCCCTCAACCACCTCGGCTTCCGCTCCTCGACCGAGCGCAGCGCGGACGGCCACCTGAGGATCGTGCGCGCCAACTGCATCTTCCGCCACAGCGCGCTCACGCATCCCTACCTCCTCTGCGACGTGTTCGACAAGAACCTCACCGAGGCGCTCCTCGGCGAGGTCGGGGTCGACCTCGAGGACTCGATCGGTCGCGGGGGGATGCGCTGTACGCATCTGATCCAGCTCCGCTGAGCGGATCGGCGTCCGCGCTGCGACCCCGAGGACCGGACCCCGACGACCCCCTCCTCGGCGCGGTCGGCGGCACGCCGCTCGTTCCGCTCGCGCGACTGCCCGAGCCGTGTCTCGGCCAGTTCGAGCTGTGGGGGAAGGCCGAGTTCCTCAACCCGAGCGGCTCGGTCAAAGATCGCGCGGCGCTCGAGATCGTCCGGTCGGGTCTCTCGAGCGGCACCCTGGCGGAGGGCCGGACCCTGATCGATGCGTCGAGCGGGAACACGGCCGTCGCCTATGCGATGCTCGGTGCGCGGCTCGGCTTTGCGGTCGAGCTGTGCCTCCCGCGCACCGTGAGCCCGGAGCGGCTCGAACGGATCTCCCGCTACGGCGCGACCGTGGTCTTCACCGACCCCGCCGAGGGGACCGATGGCGCGCAGCGGGAGGCGAAGCGTCGCGCCGCGGCCGCGCCGGATCGCTACTTCTACCCCGACCAGTACAACCATCCGGCGAACCCGCTCGCGCACTACCGCGGCACGGGG
This region of Thermoplasmata archaeon genomic DNA includes:
- the sufC gene encoding Fe-S cluster assembly ATPase SufC, producing MTEPVGPHHTLVVENLHAEVAGKEILKGVTLSLRSGELSALMGPNGSGKSTLAYALMGHPKYKVTQGTARLDGKDLLALPVDQRSKAGLFLGFQYPQEVSGLSLSKFLWTTYSMRHADASSTMSQYDADLKTHLDYLGMDPALLKRSLNEGFSGGEKKRVEVLQMATLDPRFAVLDEPDSGLDIDAVRAVGETVAKLRRPDAGILVITHYQRILQFLHPDSVHVMVDGVIALSGGQKLAQELEAKGYDWVKVGLVGAA
- a CDS encoding ArsR family transcriptional regulator, which codes for MSASASGTLEGTRGRILEELASAPRTARDLAKKLGIQESAARGHLERMEDKGLVVPSFRREGVGRPRKRYLLTDQGQDLFPKKYDLILDSVVDELLAREGEGFVSALFAEAARRMAGQIAKEIPKGGSTEEKARHLVAALNHLGFRSSTERSADGHLRIVRANCIFRHSALTHPYLLCDVFDKNLTEALLGEVGVDLEDSIGRGGMRCTHLIQLR
- a CDS encoding PLP-dependent cysteine synthase family protein: MRPRGPDPDDPLLGAVGGTPLVPLARLPEPCLGQFELWGKAEFLNPSGSVKDRAALEIVRSGLSSGTLAEGRTLIDASSGNTAVAYAMLGARLGFAVELCLPRTVSPERLERISRYGATVVFTDPAEGTDGAQREAKRRAAAAPDRYFYPDQYNHPANPLAHYRGTGPEIWEQSRGRLTHFVAGVGTGGTVSGAGRFLKEKRADLRVIGVEPSGPLHGLEGLKHLPTALRPSTYDARVVDETVRIETEAAQRMQRRLATEEGLAVGVSSGAAVLAALDVGARAPGAVIVTVLPDAGHLAGGATA